In Paenibacillus stellifer, the DNA window TGTAGCGGGGGTGAATCCATACATCCAGATTGCCGTGCTGAACTTGCTTCATCAGGCGGATCATGGATTTCAACGGGCGCGTCAGTGCGTAAGAGAACAAGGTTGCAACGAACAGGGCGAAGGACAGAATGAGAAGATTCGTCACAAGCTGCTTCATGCGGTTCTGCTTAATTCCCGACAAAATGCTCGATAGCGGTATGTCGACGGCCGTAATCCATCCGGTCTGCGAGGAAACGTAATAGGCGGTGAGATAGCGCTCGCCGTTCCTCGTATACTCATAACTTCCACTTGATGATCCTGCGTGAGACAGCAGCGCCTGGAGCTGATCGGAAGAAGAGCCGTCTCCGCTGGCGTATACCAGCTTGCCCTTATTATCCACGATAATAGAGCGACCTAGCGTTACCGAATCGACGGATTTCAGAATGTCCCGGAACATATTGATATCGATGTCAAAAATGATCATGCCGATGTCATCCAGCGTGCTGGTGGACCGGACGGTTCGCAGTACGCTGAATACTTCCCGGCTGTCGCCTAGATTAACGTCAATGGTATGCCGTCCCTCCAGAACAGGAGAGGTTCCGACATTCTTCAACATGGACTTCCAGCGCGGAAGCTGGTCATCGGTGTTCAGTTGGTTGATACCTACCATTTTGTAGAAAAAGGCGGAGTCAAAACTGTCTACCAGGTAGACAGCGGTAATCTCCTGTTTCGTATGAAAAAGATAGTCCAAAAACTTGCCGATGCTTACATTCTTGTCCCAATCCGTATACCGCTGCTCCATATAATACTGGACGTCGGTATTGTAGAGAGGAAGCAGCGTCGACCCTTTTAAATCCGCGATATAGCGGTCAACGGTAACTCCCGCGTTAGTCGTCATCTGCTCGGCATTGGCCGTAGCGTTGCGCAGAGTAGTCTTATTCATCGAATGAGCAGACAGATAGCTTACATAAGTAATAGGCAAGGACAGCAGGAAGATAAAGATGACAATCAGTTTTTTCTCCATGGACAGGTTGGCGAGGAATATCCAACATCTCTGTATGAGCTTGCCGAACCAAGTAATCATGGGCTGACGGTCCTTTCCAGCAAAATGTATGCCGTACTTGGTCTTGAATCAACGAGAAACGGTTGCCCAAGTCCCATTGATGCAGGACAGGGCAGCCGTTTCAGTAAATTCAATATTCTATGTTATTTTACCGCACCGTTGGCGACGCCATCGAAGATGTACCGCTGCAGGAACAGGTACAGGACAACTGTGGGCAGCAGGATCAGCAGAATGGCTGCGCAGATCAGGTTCCAGTCCGCCGAGTTCACGCCCTGGAAGCGCATGAGCACGGTGGTGACGACGCCAAGACTCTGCTTGGGCATGTACAGGTAAGGAATATACATGTCGTTGTAAATGCTGATGGTCTTCAGGATGACCAGAGTCGCCGTCGCCGGCGTCAGCAGCGGGAAGATGATGGAGCGGTAAATTTTAAACAATGACGCGCCTTCCACCATTGCCGCTTCATCCAGATCGACCGGAATGTTGCGGATGAATTGCAGATACAAAATGATCTGAATAACGTCCGCCCCGATGTACAGGATGATCGGCGCCCCCATCGTGTTGTATAGACCGAGACCCTTGATAATGCCGAAGGTCGCAACTTGTGTCGTAATGCTGGGGATGACGGTAGCACCCAGATAAGCGGCGAAGATAACAGGCTTCAGCTTGAAGCTGAAACGGCCGAGTACGTATGCCACCATCGTACCGAAAAGAATGTTCAGCGTCAATGCAACGACAATAATTAAGATGA includes these proteins:
- a CDS encoding cache domain-containing sensor histidine kinase, with product MEKKLIVIFIFLLSLPITYVSYLSAHSMNKTTLRNATANAEQMTTNAGVTVDRYIADLKGSTLLPLYNTDVQYYMEQRYTDWDKNVSIGKFLDYLFHTKQEITAVYLVDSFDSAFFYKMVGINQLNTDDQLPRWKSMLKNVGTSPVLEGRHTIDVNLGDSREVFSVLRTVRSTSTLDDIGMIIFDIDINMFRDILKSVDSVTLGRSIIVDNKGKLVYASGDGSSSDQLQALLSHAGSSSGSYEYTRNGERYLTAYYVSSQTGWITAVDIPLSSILSGIKQNRMKQLVTNLLILSFALFVATLFSYALTRPLKSMIRLMKQVQHGNLDVWIHPRYNDEIGMLGTHFNRMIIRIRDLLSEVKQTEKRKQKADMRALQNQINPHFFYNTLESIRMLAESRDDTQIAKLTYLLGQQMRYSITRNDESVTVRQELEHVRNYFNLLQIRFPDKYSLLVDVPEDLMNLPILKLVFQPIVENAVFHGLEPKQGLGNVKITARYEEEYVLLRVDDDGVGMDAETLKHLNYSLINTASSSRFGIGLHNVNERIKLHYGESSGIQVWSRPGIGTCVTLRLKLDSTPSDTDLVLPIR
- a CDS encoding carbohydrate ABC transporter permease, which translates into the protein MRDSMLKPINLLKYLTLLFGAFVVLFPPYVVVINAFKSTDEFNNSNSMALPNSFLNFDNFKTVFERGGLLSGFGNIILIIVVALTLNILFGTMVAYVLGRFSFKLKPVIFAAYLGATVIPSITTQVATFGIIKGLGLYNTMGAPIILYIGADVIQIILYLQFIRNIPVDLDEAAMVEGASLFKIYRSIIFPLLTPATATLVILKTISIYNDMYIPYLYMPKQSLGVVTTVLMRFQGVNSADWNLICAAILLILLPTVVLYLFLQRYIFDGVANGAVK